One segment of Paenibacillus rhizovicinus DNA contains the following:
- a CDS encoding extracellular solute-binding protein, with product MKLRLLLSLFATVVLLSACSSTSAELPEKAKPATDAIPIRVFAQQESGQNLQTNGFSQYLERTYGVKFEWETVPYDGAKEKRQISLASGSYADTYMLTEYIDQFSKAEELRYGKQGIFLPLNDLIDKYAPHIKAAFQENASLRELNTAPDGNIYGLVGYSDCFHCSYPSKMWLNSVWLKKLNLAMPKTTEDFKRVLEASKTQDPNGNGKADEIPLSGSTEDFGVHIVPFLMNGFIYDDDRHYLSLSGDRVDTAADKPEWREGLRYIKSLFDEGLIDPGAFTQNAETYKKLGDNEEAVILGAGAAMHPNIFAGDATGSDRSRNYAPVPPLTGPHASYATHDEGGIYPGAKFVITNKATPEAQVALIKMIDYTYTMDGQIHAEEGEEGIGWRKPEPGEQALGKGVMPLFASIVSKEGQPNNSGWVGAGHFYMTKLYRDSWVQDSDMYAPNGYERRLQAATELYAGKEPKQLFPAWDVWVDAADAEQASVLETNLKNYIDQYTLQFITGAKSLDTDWNGYVEGLKDMGISTYLSIMQHGYDVYLNNRSK from the coding sequence ATGAAGCTTCGTCTACTATTATCGCTGTTCGCCACCGTTGTGCTGCTGAGTGCATGCTCCTCGACGTCTGCCGAATTACCGGAGAAGGCCAAACCGGCGACGGACGCGATTCCGATTCGCGTCTTCGCCCAGCAGGAAAGCGGGCAAAACCTGCAGACGAACGGGTTCTCGCAATATTTGGAGCGTACGTACGGCGTCAAGTTCGAGTGGGAAACCGTCCCCTATGACGGGGCCAAGGAGAAACGGCAGATTTCGCTTGCGAGCGGCAGCTATGCCGACACGTACATGTTGACCGAATACATTGACCAATTCTCCAAGGCGGAGGAGCTGCGTTACGGCAAGCAGGGCATCTTCCTGCCTTTGAACGACTTAATCGACAAGTATGCGCCGCATATCAAGGCCGCCTTCCAAGAGAACGCCTCTCTGCGGGAGCTCAATACCGCCCCGGACGGCAACATTTACGGCTTGGTCGGCTACAGCGACTGCTTTCACTGCTCCTATCCGAGCAAAATGTGGCTGAATTCGGTCTGGCTGAAGAAGCTGAACCTGGCGATGCCGAAGACGACGGAGGACTTCAAGCGGGTGCTGGAAGCGTCCAAGACGCAGGATCCGAACGGCAACGGCAAGGCGGACGAGATTCCGCTCAGCGGCTCGACCGAGGATTTCGGCGTCCATATCGTGCCGTTTCTCATGAACGGATTTATATATGACGATGACCGCCATTATCTGTCTCTCTCCGGAGACCGGGTCGACACGGCAGCGGACAAGCCCGAGTGGCGGGAAGGGCTGAGGTACATCAAGTCGCTCTTCGACGAAGGGCTGATCGATCCCGGCGCCTTCACGCAGAACGCGGAAACGTACAAGAAGCTCGGGGATAACGAGGAAGCGGTCATTCTCGGGGCCGGCGCGGCGATGCATCCGAACATATTCGCCGGCGACGCCACGGGAAGCGACCGTTCGCGGAACTACGCGCCGGTTCCGCCGCTTACGGGTCCTCATGCATCGTACGCCACGCATGACGAGGGCGGCATCTATCCCGGCGCCAAATTCGTCATCACGAACAAGGCGACCCCCGAAGCGCAGGTTGCGCTGATCAAAATGATCGATTACACGTACACGATGGACGGCCAGATTCATGCGGAAGAAGGCGAAGAAGGAATCGGCTGGCGCAAGCCGGAGCCCGGGGAGCAAGCGCTGGGCAAGGGCGTGATGCCGCTGTTCGCCAGCATCGTCTCCAAGGAAGGACAGCCGAACAATTCCGGCTGGGTCGGAGCGGGACATTTCTACATGACGAAGCTGTACCGGGACAGCTGGGTCCAGGACTCGGATATGTATGCGCCGAACGGGTACGAGCGAAGGCTGCAGGCGGCTACGGAGCTTTATGCGGGCAAAGAGCCGAAGCAGCTCTTCCCGGCATGGGATGTTTGGGTGGATGCGGCCGATGCGGAGCAGGCCAGCGTGCTGGAGACGAATTTAAAGAATTACATCGATCAGTACACGCTGCAGTTCATTACCGGCGCCAAGAGCTTGGACACGGATTGGAACGGTTACGTGGAAGGTCTGAAGGATATGGGGATCTCGACCTACCTGTCCATCATGCAGCATGGGTATGACGTGTATCTCAACAATCGCAGCAAATAA
- a CDS encoding helix-turn-helix domain-containing protein: protein MYLESKEWSVITLLEERYPQEARDVFKAMVERTFLRMRLPVDIFNQYTWKIPSAEVIKQLEQYDHLMSMALEKKRKKEAFSDFITYLNYLADVLPVNSQDILSTILAEMTSPKSTPAHIIKSRKLIKNKEVAAASEFLTTAQVAKKLGLTDQTIRRMCESGKIQGQRTEGGHWRIPKHLFVTTDEQDEITETVLKRLDRTVAEKAGVVQDEYDLS from the coding sequence ATGTACTTGGAGTCTAAAGAATGGTCGGTAATTACATTGTTGGAGGAGAGATACCCGCAAGAAGCACGTGATGTATTCAAAGCCATGGTAGAACGTACATTTTTGAGAATGAGATTACCGGTCGACATTTTTAATCAGTACACATGGAAAATACCTTCTGCAGAAGTAATCAAACAGCTAGAACAGTACGATCATCTGATGAGCATGGCTTTAGAAAAGAAAAGAAAAAAAGAAGCCTTTTCGGACTTCATTACGTACTTGAACTATTTAGCTGATGTACTTCCAGTAAATTCGCAGGATATCTTATCGACCATATTAGCGGAGATGACTTCGCCGAAATCAACACCAGCACATATCATTAAATCGAGAAAGCTCATAAAGAATAAGGAGGTTGCAGCTGCAAGCGAATTTCTTACAACAGCACAGGTTGCCAAAAAACTCGGTCTTACCGATCAAACCATTCGCAGAATGTGTGAAAGCGGAAAAATTCAGGGTCAACGAACAGAAGGCGGACACTGGAGGATTCCGAAGCATTTATTCGTAACAACAGATGAACAAGATGAGATCACAGAAACGGTCCTAAAGCGTTTGGACCGAACCGTAGCAGAGAAGGCAGGCGTGGTGCAGGATGAATACGATCTCTCCTAG
- a CDS encoding type 2 periplasmic-binding domain-containing protein, with protein sequence MKKRIGSAVAILAACSMILAACGSNDSGNSNKPANTANAGSNGNATQAAGNGGTDTAAKADPTPVKIFSIQESGIDLPTNKFTTFVEDKFNMKINWELNASDGAKEKRQISLASGDYPDAYMLPAYIDQFSQADVLKYGKQGVLVPLNDLIDQYAPNIKKAMETDPELKSFSTAPDGNIYGLVAYAQCFHCSYPNKMWLNTTWLDKLGLQMPTTTEEFKKVLEAFKTKDPNGNGKADEVPLSGSVEDFGVRVVPFLMNGFVYDDDRNYLNLSGGKVISAATTPEWKEGLQYIKSLYDEKLIDPGAFTQNAEAFKKIGENADTQILGAGAGMHPAIFVNIDAGNKYSKDYNPVAPLQGPHAQYATHDAGGVAPGAKFVITNKASKEAQIALIKLVDYMFTPEGQTNGASGMEGIDWEKPGPDDVALGEGVTAQFKPIPAKEGDAPHNASWSGVAHFYMPKAYRDSFVQSTDIYNSAGYERRLYNATLLYQGHEPKELFPAWSVWIDPTEMDEASMLQTNIKNYIEQNELQFITGNKDLNKDWDAYVKGLQGLKLDRYLEILQKAYDASNQK encoded by the coding sequence TTGAAAAAGAGAATCGGAAGCGCAGTAGCCATCCTTGCCGCCTGCAGCATGATCCTGGCAGCTTGCGGAAGCAACGACTCGGGCAATAGCAATAAACCGGCCAATACGGCCAATGCGGGCAGCAACGGCAACGCTACGCAAGCTGCGGGTAACGGCGGAACGGATACGGCGGCGAAGGCCGACCCGACGCCGGTCAAAATTTTCTCCATCCAAGAGTCGGGCATCGACCTGCCGACGAACAAATTCACGACGTTCGTCGAAGACAAATTCAATATGAAAATCAACTGGGAGCTGAACGCGTCGGACGGCGCCAAAGAGAAGCGTCAAATCTCCCTCGCGAGCGGCGACTACCCGGATGCATACATGCTGCCTGCTTACATCGACCAGTTCTCGCAAGCCGACGTGCTGAAATACGGCAAGCAAGGCGTACTGGTGCCGCTGAACGATCTGATCGACCAATATGCGCCGAACATCAAGAAAGCGATGGAAACCGATCCGGAGCTGAAAAGCTTCAGCACGGCGCCGGACGGCAACATCTACGGCTTGGTCGCTTACGCGCAGTGCTTCCACTGCTCGTACCCGAACAAAATGTGGCTGAACACAACGTGGCTCGACAAGCTCGGCCTGCAAATGCCGACGACGACCGAAGAATTCAAGAAGGTGCTTGAAGCGTTCAAGACGAAAGACCCGAACGGCAACGGCAAAGCCGACGAAGTGCCGCTCAGCGGTTCCGTCGAGGACTTCGGCGTACGCGTCGTTCCGTTCCTGATGAACGGCTTCGTCTATGACGACGACCGCAACTACTTGAACCTGTCGGGCGGCAAAGTCATCTCGGCTGCGACTACGCCGGAATGGAAAGAAGGCCTGCAGTACATCAAATCGCTGTACGACGAGAAGCTTATCGATCCGGGCGCCTTCACGCAAAACGCGGAAGCGTTCAAGAAAATCGGCGAGAACGCGGATACGCAAATTCTCGGCGCGGGCGCGGGCATGCACCCTGCCATCTTCGTCAACATCGACGCAGGGAATAAGTATTCCAAAGACTACAATCCGGTTGCGCCTCTTCAAGGACCGCATGCGCAATACGCGACGCATGACGCGGGCGGCGTAGCGCCTGGCGCGAAATTCGTTATCACGAACAAAGCCAGCAAAGAAGCGCAAATCGCGCTCATCAAATTGGTCGACTACATGTTCACGCCGGAAGGCCAAACGAACGGCGCGTCGGGCATGGAAGGCATCGACTGGGAGAAACCGGGTCCGGACGACGTTGCCCTCGGCGAAGGCGTAACGGCGCAATTCAAACCGATTCCTGCCAAAGAAGGCGATGCGCCGCATAATGCAAGCTGGAGCGGCGTAGCCCACTTCTATATGCCGAAAGCATACCGCGACAGCTTCGTGCAATCGACGGATATCTACAACTCGGCCGGCTATGAGCGCCGTCTGTACAACGCAACGCTGCTTTACCAAGGCCATGAACCGAAAGAACTGTTCCCGGCATGGTCGGTCTGGATCGACCCGACCGAAATGGACGAAGCGAGCATGCTGCAAACGAACATCAAGAACTATATCGAGCAGAACGAGCTGCAATTCATTACGGGCAACAAGGATCTGAACAAAGATTGGGACGCTTATGTGAAAGGATTGCAGGGGCTGAAGCTGGATCGTTACCTGGAAATTCTGCAAAAGGCATACGACGCATCCAACCAAAAGTAA
- a CDS encoding ABC transporter permease: MKSFVKHWQLYLIVTPPLLYFIIFKYYPMLNAVLAFKDYNVIKGIWGSPWVGMKNFKLFFDNPNFWTLIKNTVYLSGYLLLAGFPIPILLSLMLNEVRSNKFKKLVQLVTFAPYFISTVVMVSMIMLFLAPRLGFVNIMLNHLGFGSINFLGEPGMFRSIYVWSDIWQTAGYSAVIYLAALAGIDPTLYEAAKVDGASRFQKIWNVDLPGILPTIVIVLILNVGNIMAIGFEKVYLLQNPLNMANSDIISTYVYSIGLLNANYSFATAVGLFNSLINLVLLVLVNGLAKRFSNNSLW; the protein is encoded by the coding sequence ATGAAGAGCTTCGTCAAACATTGGCAGCTGTATCTGATCGTGACGCCGCCGCTCTTGTATTTCATTATTTTCAAGTATTACCCGATGCTGAACGCGGTTCTGGCATTCAAGGACTACAACGTCATCAAAGGGATCTGGGGCAGCCCGTGGGTCGGCATGAAGAACTTCAAGCTGTTCTTCGATAATCCGAACTTCTGGACCTTAATCAAGAACACGGTGTACTTGAGCGGCTACCTGCTGCTGGCCGGGTTTCCGATACCGATCCTGCTCTCGCTGATGTTGAACGAAGTCCGGAGCAATAAATTCAAGAAGCTTGTCCAGCTCGTCACGTTCGCGCCGTATTTCATATCGACGGTCGTCATGGTGTCGATGATCATGCTGTTCCTCGCGCCGCGGCTCGGATTCGTGAACATCATGCTTAATCATCTCGGTTTCGGCTCGATCAATTTCCTTGGCGAACCGGGGATGTTCCGTTCGATCTACGTCTGGTCGGACATTTGGCAGACGGCCGGCTATTCCGCGGTCATCTATCTGGCTGCGCTTGCTGGCATCGACCCGACCTTGTACGAAGCGGCGAAAGTGGACGGCGCATCGCGGTTCCAGAAGATTTGGAACGTCGACCTGCCGGGCATTCTGCCGACGATCGTCATCGTGCTCATTCTGAACGTGGGCAATATCATGGCCATCGGCTTCGAGAAAGTGTACCTGCTGCAAAATCCGCTCAACATGGCCAATTCGGACATTATCTCGACGTACGTGTACAGCATCGGCTTGCTTAACGCCAATTACAGCTTCGCGACGGCGGTTGGACTCTTCAACTCGCTGATCAATCTGGTTCTGCTCGTGCTCGTCAACGGGCTCGCCAAACGGTTTTCGAATAACAGTCTGTGGTAG
- a CDS encoding carbohydrate ABC transporter permease, whose amino-acid sequence MATMKRTIRESTGDRAFMFVVYTILTLVLIAVLYPLIYIISSSISSPQAVSSGKVWLWPVDISFAGFETIFKSSQIMSGYGNSLFYTAAGSFISVALTVMLAYPLSRRSFFGRGAITMIITFTMIFSGGLIPTYLVVKSMHLINTRWALLIPNAIWVWQVLIARSFFQASIPEELIEASEIDGCSDVRFMRSVVIPLSKPIIAVLVLMYAVGQWNAYFDALIYLKSADLFPLQLILRSIIIQNNSGAMDVSKMVEHQQQAELLKYALIVVATLPVLMIYPFVQRFFVQGMLVGSVKG is encoded by the coding sequence ATGGCAACCATGAAAAGAACGATCCGAGAATCGACGGGAGACCGCGCCTTCATGTTCGTCGTGTACACGATACTGACGCTCGTGCTGATCGCGGTTCTCTATCCGCTCATTTATATCATAAGCAGCTCAATCAGCAGCCCGCAGGCCGTCAGTTCCGGCAAAGTGTGGCTGTGGCCGGTGGATATCTCGTTCGCTGGCTTTGAAACGATCTTCAAATCGTCGCAAATCATGTCCGGCTACGGCAACTCGCTGTTCTATACGGCTGCCGGCTCGTTCATCAGCGTGGCGCTGACCGTCATGCTGGCCTACCCGCTGTCGCGGAGATCCTTCTTCGGACGCGGCGCGATTACGATGATCATCACGTTCACCATGATTTTCAGCGGCGGTCTCATCCCGACCTACCTGGTCGTCAAGAGCATGCATCTGATCAATACCCGCTGGGCGCTGCTCATTCCGAACGCGATTTGGGTCTGGCAGGTCCTTATCGCCAGGTCTTTCTTCCAGGCATCCATTCCGGAGGAATTGATCGAAGCGAGCGAGATCGACGGCTGCAGCGACGTGCGCTTCATGCGAAGCGTCGTCATCCCTTTGTCGAAGCCGATCATCGCGGTACTCGTGCTGATGTACGCGGTCGGCCAATGGAATGCGTACTTCGATGCGCTGATTTACCTGAAGTCGGCAGATCTGTTCCCGCTGCAGCTCATCTTGCGCAGCATTATTATCCAGAACAACTCCGGCGCCATGGACGTTTCGAAGATGGTGGAGCACCAGCAGCAAGCGGAACTGCTCAAATATGCGCTCATCGTCGTGGCCACGCTGCCTGTCCTGATGATCTACCCGTTCGTACAGCGCTTCTTCGTGCAAGGGATGCTGGTCGGATCGGTGAAGGGCTGA
- a CDS encoding helix-turn-helix domain-containing protein: MSRHSKIFRSFMISYIVILIIPSLAGYMSYRTSIAVTQSVSIENSVTQLQKSQQMLERRMAEVEGFSRQLALNQDLYVLMNEKKGTDDGNVYGIWKIMKEVMVFGQTNDFLKNYYIYLRNYNVVLTPGSAYFRPEHYYENDHYTEMDLGQWQSEVLDKTHSREILPLKPFMMNGSQTSVISYMQSLPLDSFGEQPPAAVVVLIDQKTIASLLSGVMDRYGGWTYVSNEAGDAISLNGIGESDIKTMNADSAFDKSKQSQFFKDDLVITIRSDSTGWIYRAGIPRKTLMENANRIKYITWSVTGGALAIGLIAGWFLSVRNSAPINRLLGIVREQFGKDAPIGRNAYDFLQGNIATIITSNRELEQELNRQVPLIRDAFLKRLIAGEFQTREEIQAAAAQADTGLALQEGFVGILHVHGYAGLDTVEILNELSAARLLLKQSLREVDTRILMTDFGSDRVVAIFPTGEGEEASGIAGRSGIQALLEPFAAFMFGEYKITVTGSLGDHFASDMEVSRSFEQAKETMAYADYMQRKGFLWFADIRQESTTYYYPLDMELRLISTVRAGEEEEAKRIVQSVLQQNTEERELSPEMANQLVGELKGTLLKLLDQKAFSESERFEEAKQHIMDIQLTGSIDAIRSELHGIIEAMCRMIANKKNDLHIKTVEAIKQFVAERYSDAELTLYRIAEQAERPEKYISQLFKEVTGTNLSDHLEKVRMDHAAAMLQDKSLTVDEIAVRVGYNSAHSFRRAFKRVMGVAPSAYRQSLD; encoded by the coding sequence CAGAAGAGCCAGCAAATGCTGGAGCGGCGCATGGCCGAGGTCGAGGGGTTCTCGAGGCAGCTTGCGCTCAATCAGGATCTGTACGTGCTGATGAACGAGAAGAAGGGCACCGACGACGGCAACGTGTACGGGATATGGAAAATCATGAAGGAAGTCATGGTTTTCGGCCAGACGAATGATTTTCTGAAAAACTATTATATTTACCTGCGCAATTATAACGTCGTGCTGACGCCCGGATCCGCGTATTTCAGGCCGGAGCATTACTACGAGAACGACCATTACACGGAGATGGATTTGGGCCAATGGCAGTCGGAAGTGCTGGACAAGACGCACAGCCGCGAAATTTTGCCGTTGAAACCTTTCATGATGAACGGTTCGCAAACCTCCGTTATTTCCTATATGCAATCGCTTCCACTCGATAGTTTTGGCGAACAGCCGCCGGCCGCGGTCGTCGTGCTGATCGACCAGAAGACGATCGCGAGCCTATTGTCCGGCGTGATGGACCGCTATGGCGGCTGGACTTACGTGAGCAATGAAGCGGGCGACGCCATCAGCTTGAACGGCATCGGCGAGAGCGACATTAAGACGATGAACGCGGACAGTGCCTTCGATAAATCGAAGCAGAGCCAGTTCTTCAAAGACGATCTCGTCATTACGATTCGCTCGGATTCCACCGGCTGGATCTACCGGGCGGGCATTCCGCGGAAGACGCTGATGGAGAACGCGAATCGCATCAAATATATTACCTGGTCGGTCACCGGCGGGGCGCTCGCGATCGGGCTTATCGCAGGCTGGTTCTTGTCGGTGCGCAACAGCGCGCCGATCAACCGGCTGCTCGGCATCGTGCGGGAACAGTTCGGCAAGGACGCGCCGATCGGCCGCAACGCGTACGACTTCCTGCAGGGGAATATCGCGACGATCATCACGAGCAACCGCGAGCTCGAGCAGGAGTTGAACCGGCAGGTGCCGCTCATCCGCGATGCCTTCCTGAAACGGCTGATCGCCGGGGAATTCCAGACGCGCGAAGAGATTCAGGCCGCCGCCGCGCAAGCGGACACGGGACTCGCGCTGCAAGAGGGCTTCGTCGGCATCCTGCACGTCCACGGCTATGCGGGCTTGGATACGGTGGAAATCCTGAACGAGCTCAGTGCCGCGAGGCTGCTTCTGAAGCAGAGCCTGCGCGAAGTCGATACCCGGATTCTCATGACGGATTTCGGCTCGGACCGCGTGGTTGCGATATTCCCGACCGGCGAGGGGGAAGAGGCGTCGGGCATCGCCGGCCGTTCCGGCATCCAAGCGCTTCTTGAACCGTTCGCGGCATTCATGTTCGGCGAGTATAAAATCACGGTCACCGGCTCGCTTGGCGATCACTTCGCATCGGACATGGAAGTCAGCCGGTCCTTCGAACAGGCCAAGGAAACGATGGCTTACGCCGACTACATGCAGCGCAAGGGCTTCCTCTGGTTTGCCGACATCCGGCAGGAGAGCACGACGTATTACTACCCGCTGGACATGGAGCTTCGTCTCATCAGCACGGTCCGCGCCGGGGAAGAGGAAGAAGCGAAACGCATCGTCCAGTCCGTCCTGCAGCAGAATACGGAAGAGCGCGAGCTGTCGCCGGAGATGGCCAACCAGCTCGTCGGCGAGCTGAAGGGCACGCTGCTGAAGCTGCTGGATCAGAAGGCGTTCTCGGAATCCGAACGGTTCGAGGAAGCCAAGCAGCATATCATGGACATTCAACTGACCGGCTCGATCGACGCGATCCGAAGCGAGCTGCATGGCATCATCGAGGCCATGTGCCGCATGATCGCGAACAAGAAGAACGACCTGCATATCAAGACGGTCGAGGCCATCAAGCAATTCGTCGCGGAACGCTATTCCGACGCGGAGCTGACGCTGTATCGCATTGCGGAGCAAGCGGAACGGCCGGAGAAATACATTTCACAGCTGTTCAAGGAAGTGACGGGGACGAACCTATCCGATCATCTCGAGAAGGTGCGGATGGACCATGCGGCGGCGATGCTGCAGGACAAGTCGCTGACCGTGGACGAAATCGCCGTACGGGTCGGCTACAACAGCGCCCACTCGTTCCGGCGCGCGTTCAAGCGCGTCATGGGCGTGGCGCCGAGCGCCTACAGACAGTCGCTGGACTGA
- a CDS encoding PIN domain-containing protein: MNTISPRIPRVLIDTTNLLSALRVDGHCRNLLRLARLGTIYEPVITNVCLWELYRNACGKGIKGYVYTYDEVEEFLTAFVYPLLGRDGAVNGLIGRHDIELAIRANRPLGETLVTITGCSEEQALHIITGNGMELPLEKYDAQDFHVWASAVEQHVDAILTANTKRFPSQIGNIQRVDPRDFYTYLGI, from the coding sequence ATGAATACGATCTCTCCTAGGATCCCTAGGGTCCTAATCGACACAACAAATTTACTTTCGGCGCTTCGCGTAGACGGTCACTGTCGCAACTTATTGCGCTTGGCGCGGTTAGGTACGATCTACGAACCGGTGATAACCAATGTTTGCTTGTGGGAGCTCTATCGCAATGCATGCGGCAAAGGCATTAAGGGATATGTCTACACATACGACGAAGTAGAAGAATTCTTAACCGCCTTTGTCTATCCTTTATTAGGTCGTGACGGGGCGGTTAATGGTCTCATCGGGCGGCACGATATTGAACTGGCTATTCGCGCAAATCGGCCGCTCGGTGAAACGCTGGTCACAATTACAGGATGTTCGGAGGAACAAGCACTCCACATTATCACTGGAAACGGCATGGAGTTACCGCTTGAAAAGTATGATGCACAGGACTTCCACGTGTGGGCCTCAGCCGTCGAACAACATGTCGATGCTATCCTCACGGCTAATACGAAACGATTTCCTTCACAAATCGGCAACATCCAGCGCGTAGATCCCCGAGATTTCTATACTTATCTAGGCATATAA